The Xylocopa sonorina isolate GNS202 chromosome 11, iyXylSono1_principal, whole genome shotgun sequence genome includes the window CCACTTCCAGCTTTACAATCAAATCCTGGAGAAGATTATTTATGCGAAAGATTTTCTTTATTAGTTGTACCATCTCTTGCAGCTTTAAGGAAGCGATCAAAAACTCCTATGCCAGAGGGAGGTGCAACAGTAGCTGCTCTAGTTGCAGGAAATCCTGTGCTTCCTGAAGAAATTAGAGAAGAGTACGGGTGCTCAGAGAGCATTGCTTCTACCGAAACAGAATCCGAGATTGTTGCTGAATTATTAGAAGCTCGTGCTCTAACTGGTAAGGATTAACATAAATTTCTGTAAATTAAAGTAAGTTGTTAAGAAACTACTTTTTTTACCTCTACTAATAGGGGCAGAAGCAACCAGATCAGCTGTTTTAAGATCTTTACCTGATGCAGAATGTGTACATTTGACAGTACCAGTTTTCTGGAATTCTGCTAGTTTAGCACTAACCGCTGACCCTTGTGAAGATTCTTCTGTAAGACCGGAATATTTGTTAAGTTATTCGGATATTTCAAAATTGAGAATAGCTGCTCGTTTAGTTGTAATATCTAGTGGCCATGGTTGGAGTAGTACAGAAAATACAACTGCTACGTCAGATGGTGTGCAAAATTTAGCCAAAGCTTTACTAAATGCAGGAGCACAGTGTGTACTTATAGGAATGTGGGCAGTTCCACCTACAGCTGGTAGTATATTATTACGAGCATTTTATAGCGCAATGTTACAAGGTGCTAGGGCATCAAGGGCACTAGCAGAAGCTATGCAAACAGTTCagcatacaagacatttcgctcATCCTGCAAATTGGGCTGGATGGTTACTTATTGGAGGAGATGCAAGATTATCAAATAAAGTACACATTTTGAAGATTTTACTAAATTCCACTGTTTATATGTACATGATTATTCATAAAGCGTATATTTAGGTTGCCTTAATGGGACAAGCACTTGCCGAGTTATTGCGTGGTGGTCCTGAACAAAGTCGTGATGCTCTACGCGTAACACTTCATTTGGTAGAAAAATCACTGCAACGTATACATCGCGGGCAGAagaatgctatgtatacaactCAACGCAGTATCGAAAACAAAGTGGGTGCAGCCACTGGTTGGCGAGAACTCTTAATGTCAGTAGGTTTCAGATTCGAACCTGCAGGAAATGGAATACCATCATCTGTATTTTTTCCACAAAGTGATCCAGAAGAAAGATTAACAAGATGCAGTGCTAGCTTGCAAGCATTGTTAGGATTAGGACCATCTTCTTTACATGCACTTGCTAGATTGTTGCAGGTAATAAATGAATCTGCTTACTATGATATAAGTTTTAATGATGTATTAAATCAAAAGCTTCTTTTTAACACTGCAGGTGCCAGAAGCAGCAGAGGATGTTATTGCTGCAATGAGAAGGGCCACGTGTGCAACAGAAGGTCAAGAAGTTACATTACCAGTACAAGTTTGGAGAGCATCAGGATCTCACGAATTATTTGCAAGTTTAGGCTTTGATCTTATGGAAGTTGGTCAATCTGAAGTTACATTAAGAACAGGAAAACAAGCATCACGAAGAGCTGTTCAATTTGCTCTTCAAGCTCTTTTGGCTTTATTTGGTAAGTTTATACTGGTCATATATAGAACTGCAAGAGGATTATACAATTTAATTAATGATTGTGTTATCAGATACACAAGAAGCACCTAAAAGTTTAACTTTAGACTCTAGTAGTTCGATGGAAAGCTTAGCTTCTATTGCTCATATTGAAAAAAATGTCATAGAACGACCTAGACTAGGAGGAGCATTCGCGAATTATGTTCGACATCGAGGTGAACCGGATGGAAAAACTATGGAACCAACAAATGTTCCAATTCCTACATCACGACAACCATGTCAAAATGGTGGAGGTATAAATGATTATAATTAGAATAGCTATTACTTTATACGATTACAATTAAGCATGTGTATGTTTTACAGGTGAATCAGATGTTGCTTTTACTCCTAGCCCTCCTGTAGCACTCAATTTGAACCATCAAACACGTATAAGAAATCTTTACCCTGATCAAAGTGTAAGACCAGGTTCTAGTTCAAGTAGTTCAGTGACAGATTGGGACAACGGTCATGCAACAGTTTTAAGGCGACAACCACTACCACCTCTACCAGCAACAGTACTAGAAAGATTAAGCGTTAGAACAGAAATTGGATCTAATTCTCCAAGGAAACCTCGCCATCCTACAACAACTGAAGATATTTGTTCTCAGACTGATTCTGCACAGAATCCTACAGAAACACATAATCAAAATTTGAGAAATGTAGCTACATCTCTCACAAGTTTAACACGTGAATTAACGCCTACAATTTCAGATGTATATCACGAGCGTAATTTAGGGTTAGGATTAGCGCCATCATTATCAAAATTATTAGAAGAAGTAGGTTCTGTTTCTGGAAATGAAGAAAATCAATCGACGCGAGCAAATCATAATCAAACGCAAAATTGGATGCAAAACGAATCGGAATTGTGCCGAAGGGATGAAGCTGATGGCAGATCTATTGCTGAATCACAGTGTAGTGCTACCAGCTCTAACAAAATACATCGAAAAGCGCCTCCTCCTCCAGTGtagattatttatattatttataagcattaaatgatattttaaatgaaaataataGCACGAGGTACCAAAGAATGGAAGATATTTTATTGGAAACAAATTTTCAATGTTTTGTGATCAGAGCTGGGAATAATTTACAGTAATTGCTTATTTTGTTGCAATGTGACTCTACTTATGAATTTTCAATccataaataatatattttcgcATTTTTGCTCTTACTATACtgataattaataaaatttaatattaaaatgataCAGTTTACAATGACACCCAATGCTATATCCATATTTGTTAATACAAAAATGTATTATATTAGCATAAAATTGAACATTGTGCATGTATAATGTTATATTGCAATTTATTAAATagaatttattattatatagaAGATGTGATCAGTGACCGAAGTTGTTTTAAATTGACAACATATTTAAGTTTGTATAAACTGTTTTAGAACTTTGTACTTCCTTACTTTCGATAAATATATTAACACATTTTTTGTGTAATACATCTCTATAAAAACTATGTGCATATAATTATAATCACATCATCAACAAAATATGAGACTATTATACTTAATCATTTTTCAGTATTCGTATgtgttttatttttaataataatactgCTTTATTTCTATTTCTATACCTTCAAGAAACTAGGTTTAGAAAAATAGAaagtaaatataaaaaaagaaataaagataCCTTTATTTAGTGAATTATCAAAACAATTTTAAATGTCCAGTTACTTGATCTATTAACTCAGCTGGACCTGGACCAATTGCACAAACTGTTTTGCTTCCTGGTTTTACTTGTGTATGTCCAGCATCTCGTATTGTATTTGCAAGTAGCCCTATGCTTTTTGCTTGTTTTGCTACTTCTTCCAAAGCATTTTCACTGTCCACCTGAAGGTTTTTTATTTACGTTATTCAAATCATATAGGTGCATATACATATTTGCAATAATACTATATCATTTAAGACAAATTTTTAACGATGTTAAAATCACGAATTACGAATACTTATACCTTCACAGTAATTTTGGCCTGCCCACATTCTTCCCAAGCTTCTAGAACTTTAGGATGTTTTCTAGCTGCCTTATAAGCTGCAACAGCAGCATGAGCACATTGTGCTGCAACTTTTCCTTTTCCCATTTTTAGATCAGTTCTAATTACTAAAATAAGCTTATAATTATCTGAATACATATTCTGAAAAGATAAACCATTATTGCTTCAACTTGATAGTTTTTCTAAATCAGTTAAAAAGATATACATCTATGAATATCAATATTGCTTACTATATTATTTGAgatctcatttgaatcgttagaAGATTGTATTTTTCTTCTATCCGCTATTGTCATTATTTTATACAAACAGTAACCTATTAATACAGCAATACTAAATCCTACTTTTGCATCAGTAGTAGCCTCCAAAAGGATTTGAGAAATAGTCATCTTGTTAGAAGACTCGTTCAAGTTttgtaaatttttatttctaattCTATATTATAGTGCAAATGTTCCCTTTTAAAAACTATTTCACTTTAAAAAATAAAGTGTAAACACTTATGTTACAAATGTTGTGAAATATCTTCTATTTCTTACACTAATCCACTTTTTGACTCAAACAATATCAAAGTTGTTCCACGTGATATCACCTAGGAGGTTAGATATTTAATATTGTTTAGGATATGTGTATACAATGCACATAGTATACATACTTAATATGTAGAAATCGTTCGTATACGAGTTAAAATAGAGGGGATAATTTTTATTCaaaataataaagtaaattTTTATAATCCTTTAGCGGTACATAAAATAATGTACTTACCAAAAAGCAAAACAGTAAACTCAATATAAATGTTAATAACAAAGAGGAATGATTATAAAatacaaaaaaagaaacaaatgttTGTATCATATAGTTTCTGTATAGCTGTAGATTAAAActtattaaattttaaattcTAAGCAACATATGTGTTCTAACATTTGAAATGCAAATCACCTAACAAATTTAAAAGACACTATGGATGAAAATTATTGCGCATGCACCTGTTATGCAATAATTTCACTATGAACACGCTACAAAATTACACTGGAGTAACGTTTCTAATAATGCGTATGTTTCAGATTTAAAGTATTCTCAGTGACCCAAGCAGAAgacaaaaaaaaagtaaaattaaATGCAAGTTACAGCGCATTCGTCTCTTCGTTTGTATATCTGTGGCGCGTTTTCGTTCGTACGCGGTTCAACAAACACTCAATGTGGCGCTTGAGTTTGGAAGGTTATGGATTAAAGCTTCGGGGTGTGGCATCATATTGTGttttataaaataaatagaatGTTGCATGCTACTGTGACGACGGACGAATTCATTTCCTAAACGTGACGAATGCGAGATATCTTTTCCCGACGGTGTGTTTGACGTCCTTAAACTTTCAACCACTGTCTGATATTGGTTTTTCGAGCGGAACGAAATTTTTTAAATGCACTCACTACAGCATCACGTTTTTGGCGCTTCATTCTGAAAATTCGTGTAGTCCTCGAATGGGAAAATATAAATTCAAAAATGCGTAGAatattttctaattaatttgcatATCGACGCGTATTTATGTGTAACGTTGACACAAGGTAGTTGATTGTTGCTTGGTAGGATACGGTCCATGAAATCACGTGTATTAGAATCTACGTGGGATGTTGGGCGCTATCACCCCCACGAATCCCCACGAATATACCGAAATGTCTCGTTTAGCCGACTACTTTGTTGTGGTCGGCTACGACCACGAAAAAGAGAGTAAGTTTTTCAGTTTTGATATTTGTTACATTTCAAAAATACACAtaaatgtatgtatataatttGTTTCACATGGAATTATTACAccaatgtatatatgtatatatgtacacaATTTTATGTGTACGACACTTGATTATGTATATTTAGAagcataaatatatattttacatGAAGATATTTATATAAAACATGGTTTATTTAcatattaataattattgatATTTTATTGATTGTCATTTCATTTTGATGCAGTAATTAGGATATTTTCATTATAAATGTGCATGCAAAACACTTTGATCTATTCTATAATGTTACATATTATTATAGGAGGAGGTACAAGTAATGGAATCATTTTACAAAGGTTCCCAGAAAAGGATTGGTCAGATACACCATTCATCGAGGGAATAGAATGGGTAAGGTAGTTTCTTTATGCAGCCTTGTGTTCTTTACAATTAATTTTGTTTTATTCAATAGTTTTGTCAACCACAAGGATGGGCTTTATCTACAGAAAGACAAGAACCACGATTTTTTGTATCTATTTTAACAGACATTGATGCAAACCGTCATTATTGTGCTTGCATGTGTTTCAATGAAACAGTATCTATTGTGCCAAGTAAGCCTGTAGATGAAGAGGAAGATCCTGTTGACGGCGATAGTCGTTCCTTGGTCAGAACGATACCTGCAATAGCACACCACAGCATTATGTATGCACCTAAATGTCTGGTGCTGGTTTCCAGACTCGATTACATTGAAACTTTTAGAGTATGAAAAACTTTTATCTACATTACTTTATCTACGAAGCacaattatatttttatatgtaataatatttttatgttatcACTTCAGAATTGTCTTGGTATTATATACACAGTATATGTAGAAAATCTTGGTGTACCGTTAGAAACTCTGGTAGGAAATATATTAGGTTGTATACAAGTACCACCTGCTGGTGGACCACAAGTAAGGTTTAGCATTGGTGCAGGCGATCGTCAAGCGCTTCAACCTCCAATTAGTCCTTCTCTTCCAATAACACACAGTAGCGTAAACCTTTTATTTCAACAACTAGGTAAGAATAAAACAACTGTTATTGCAAATATATCATGCATGTTGTTCAaggtacatatatacatatatatatatatatctttttttTATAGGTATTCGTAATGTATTAGTATTATTCTGTGCTGTCATGACAGAACACAAAATACTTTTTCATTCTGCAAGTTACTCACGATTGACTGAAGGATGTCGAGCTCTTACTGCATTGATGTATCCATTTCGATACACGCATGTTTACATTCCTCTTTTACCAGCAGCTTTAGTTGAAGTACTTAGCACACCTACTCCATTTATTATGGGTGTACATAGTTCGTTAAAATATGAAGTTGCAGAACTTGTAAGATATTTATTAGGTTATTGATTATCTTTTATTGCCTCCCAATGACTTTGTATTAAATAGTATATATTTCAATAGATGGATGTAATAGTTGCTGATTTAGATGGAGGTTCTATCATGGTCCCAGATGGAGTTTCACTTCCACTACTTCCGGAACCACTTCTCTCACAAACGCAAGATGCATTATCTTTAGTATTGCAACCAGAATTGGCTTGTGCGGATTATGCTTTTCCACCACTCGCAACAAGAGCACCTCACTCTCCTATGTTGGACAAAGAATTACGAGCAGTTTTTATGAGAACCTTTGCTCAACTGTTGCAAGGATATAGAAGCTGTCTAACATTGATAAGAATTCATCCAAAACCTGTCATAACATTTCATAAGGTTATTTATTATTACCGATTTTATTCACTTTTTAAcgcataaaaaagaaaaagagatgtAAATAATACTTCTTATTTCTAGGCGGCTTTTTTAGGAGAACGTGGCTTGACAGATTGTGATTTTACAACTAGAGTTTTGGATTGCATGTTTTTTACTTCCTTCATTGCAGAAAGGGGACCACCATGGAGGTCTTGTGATGTATGGGATGAATTGTATAATAATTTAAGTGATCAATTAAAACAAGAAGCACAAGACCATAGTAAGTAATAACtagtaaataatataataataggaAACAGTAACAATGAATATCGTACAGTTAACAACAGTAAAATGTATGAATTATTATTCACTATAATAAGCATCACTTCAATGTTAGGGCTTATTTTAACGCATATTCAAGAATTAGCGCAACAATTGTATACAAATGAAAATCCAAATCCACAACCATATGTACAAAAAATTTTGAAGCCACCCGAAGGGGCATTTGCTAGAATACATCAGCCGCTTTTACCGCGCATTAATCCAGAACAAGTTCAAGCTATTATAGACGAGGGTCTTGCCAAAAATAATCTTAAAGTTAGGTTTGTATTAAAAATGTGTTTAATACTTTTTTGCACATAAATTATATGACTTTGGTATTTTATGCTTACATTTAACGTTTTATGTAGATTATCATCTTTAAGACCGTCTCAACCTCGCATTGTACCTATGGGTCCACATATATCATTTGTCCATGATACTAGACACTTGGTTAGCAATTCTGCGCGTAGACTGGAAGTTCTGCGTAACTGTATAAATTGTATATTCGAAAATAAAATATCTGACGCCCGTAAAACGTTTCCAGCCGTTTTAAGAGCTTTGAAAAGCAAAGCTGCCCGTTTAGCACTTTGCATGGAATTATCGCAGCACGTTGTTGGTAACAAAGCTATGCTAGAACACCAACAATTTGATCTTGTAGTGCGATTAATGAATTGTGCATTGCAAGACGATTCGTCTATGGATGAGCACGGAGTTGCCGCTGCACTTCTTCCCCTTGCCACAGCATTTTGTAGGAAACTTTGCACAGGAGTAATTCAGTTCGCTTACACGTGTATTCAAGAACATCCTGTGTGGCAAAATCAACAGTTTTGGGAAGACGCATTTTATTTGGACGTACAGAAAGATATTAAACGATTATATCTTCCTGGTGAAAATTCTCCACCACGAGTTATGAATGATGGCATCTTAAGTCCTATTAGTCCTCGCGATGGCAAAGAGTTTCCGTTTCGTGATCGATATTCAATTTATCAAATTCAAGAACCATCGGCGCTTGAAATAGCAGCCGAGCAAATGAGGATTTGGCCATCAATCGATTCAGAAAAACAAAAAGAACTCATCGCAAGCGAAGAAAGCACTATGTATAGTCAAGCGATTCATTATGCGAATAGGATGGTTTATTTATTGGTTCCATTAGACATAGGAGCAAAAACTCATCGTCAAGATAATATTTATGATGACGAAAGAGCAAGCAATAGTATTACGAACAGCGTAGCAAGCGATAGTGGTGATGCAGAGTCTGGATTTGAAGAAACTGATCCGGGGGAGACCGGTAGTGCTGTTATTCGAATGGTTTCACGATTTGTAGATCGTGTCTGTACCGAGGGAGGCGTAAGTGCTGAACACGTTAGATGCTTACATCAAATGGTTCCTGGTGTTGTTCACATGCACATAGAAACTCTTGAAGCTATACATAGAGAAAGTAAAAGATTACCACCAATACAGAAGCCTAAAATTTTGACACCTAATATGTTACCTGGCGAAGAAGTTATTATGGATGGCTTACGCGTTTATCTATTGCCAGACGGAAGAGAAGAAAGTTCCGCTGGGTTACCAAAGATCCCACCACTCTTGCCAGCAGAAGGAGCAATTTTCCTTACCAATTATAGAATCGTATTTAAGGGGATACCTTGTGACCCATTCGCTTGCGAACAATTAGTAGTCCGAGCTTTTCCTGTAACATCCCTAACTAAAGAGAAACGGGTTGCTGTGCAACATTTGGCGCATCTAGATCAATGTTTGCAGGAAGGTCTTCAATTACGATCTTGTACTTTTCAATTAATCAAATTAGCTTTTGATGAAGAAGTTACACCCGAGAATATTGAGACTTTACGGAAACTAGTCCACAAAGCCCGGTATCCACCGCATATCTTTCATCATTTTGCTTTCAATGGTCAAGTATTAGTTCCTCAGACTGCACATCATaagggaaaagaaaagaacGCTACTCTTAAGTAAGAAATTTTTTACTTATACTTTTTTCTGTTTATCAATCTTTGTGATAAAACTATTTTTTCTTCTAGAGGATTTGCTAAGAAAACACTTTTAAAAACTGCACGTAAAGCCGGTTTTAAACCAAAACAATCATCGAAACGACAAAAATACGTCTTGCCAAATATGAATATGATCACAAATAATAAGTACATGACATCACCTGGTCGAATGAGTTTACCAGTAACAGATAATAATGATTTAAGTCATGACGATGATCTTAGTGGTAAGTTCAATCCTTAACactttaaatattttcatatttcaaaCTTCACTTATGCCAACAATTTTTATAGTAGATGATTTTGAAATTCCTGGTATTGTAACTCAACCAGTAACCGATGCAAAAACATTAGAACGGTTATCAGAACGTAGTTATGTGAGAGATTGGTATCGGTTAGGACTGTACTCAAATGGATTGCACAACAATCGTAGAAATGAACCGTTCCGACTATCTTCTGTGAATTGTGCGTACATGATTTGCAGAAGTTACCCTGCTCTCCTTATAGTTCCCTCATCAGTATCAGATGAAAGTATTCGTAGATTTTGTCGACTGTATAGACATAATAGAATACCTGTTGTTACATGGAGGCATTCAAGAACAAAAGCACTTTTAATTAGAGGAGCTGGTTATCATGGAAAAAGTGTCATGGGTATGCTAAAAGCTCACCCAGCAACTACTGGTAACTTAAAaggtatttattaaaatattgtttTAAAATGTCTAACTTTTTATAATACCGTTAAACACTTATTCTATGTTCACAGCAACATCTTCAGAAACCACATCTACTTTAGagcaagaaaaatatattatggcCCTTGTAGCGGCTACCCCcttatccgcattgaggcaaggCTCTGCATGGGGAATGTCAGACAGTTCTCTTAGTATAGATTCTTTATTGTTAGCTGCTGAGGATCGCAATGCTACACCTGAACAATCGCGACGAAATCCATTTAATAAAGCTATTGGGACATTAAGGTATACATTTcctaatattaaaaatattataaaatgactaaaggaattcaattgaacagtatgcatatgtatatatgtatatttctttTTCGTAGTTCTTCAGGAGGTAAAGGGCCTAAGAATTTTGGTCGCTGGGGGTCGTTAAAAGATAAAAGACATAATTCTCAAGCTTCTTTAACTTCAGTTCATCAACGTGGAACTGTTAGACATTCTGCAGATTCAGATAGCGGCACTGAATGCGTTCATACTTTTCAGCGTGCTGCATTATACATTCTTGGCGAAAAAGCTCATATGAAAGTAAGATAATTTTATTTAAAGTTTACTGTaaatgtatatacatatgtagCAATATATCTTCAAACTGTATTATGTAAATGAAAAAGGGTGTTAAAGCGGAGTCAGCACCAAAAACAGACTTCATTCCAGTGGAATATTACGATGTAAGGCATACCAAAGCTGCATTTAAGAAACTTATGCGAGCCTGTGTTCCTAGCTCTCCAAATGTAGAGCCTGACCAAAGTTTTTATAAGTATGTGTATAATTTATttagaaattatataaaattttattaGACACTGTATAACAATCACTATATATTATTTCAGACTAATTGAAAGTTCAGAATGGTTACAACAACTTCAAAATTTAATGCAATTAGCTGGTGCTGTAATAGATTTAATGGATGTACAAGGCTCGTCGGTAGCTGTTTGCCTTGAAGAAGGTTGGGATACCACAGCAACAGTGTGTTCTGTTGCTCAAGTGTGTCTTGATCCACACTATAGAACCATTGAAGGTTTTCGAACTTTAATCGAGAAAGAATGGCTTGGATTTGGTCATAGATTTGGGCACAGGAGCAATTTAGCAGCAAATTCCCAACCTACAAATTTCACTCCCACTTTTCTTCAATTTCTCGATATAGTACATCAAATTCAAAAGCAGTTCCCATTAGCATTTgaattcaatgaatattacttaaaGTTCTTAGCATATCATTCGGTCTCTTGCCGTTTTCGCACATTTTTGCTGGACTGTGAATTTGATAGAGTGGAATGTGGTATTACTGCTGTTGAAGACAAAAGAGGCTCGCTGACGAGCCATCACAAAGGTGTAGATACAGGTAGCGATGATGAAACAATTTATCCTGGAGGTAGATTAGCGGGGACAAACACAGGATGTAATCTTGGTCAAAGCATATTTGATTACATCGAAAAACAGCATGCACGGTGTCCCTTGTTCTATAACTTCATGTATACTCCTAACACAGAAAATACGGTATTAAGGCCTGTTTCACATTTGCCAAATCTTGATATTTGGCAATATTATTTAGAAGAAGAGCTGGCTCATGGGCCTGCATATGACCTAGAAGTATTACAACAAGATTCACAACAGGAGGAAGAAGCAGAGGCTGCTGATGGTGTGGTTAAAAGTAACCGTAAAATAGTTACACAAGggtaaaataaaatttttattcctttgtcattttcttattgttgttattattacttcattaaCTGGATTGCGTTTTGTAGATATGATGGTGTAAGTTCGATGGTACCAGATCAATTCTCTTATCTTTTAGAAGAGATTCATAAATTGGAAACTGAATTGGGTCACTTGCCACAAAAATGGAAAGTTCTTTGGGATAAACTTGAACTGCCGAATACAGATTCACTCGCCGTTAGTAGATTTTATTTGTTTAGAAATTATATAGTTTCATGTGGTTTAATGTACttcaattttttttaaacaGAGACACGCGTCATTTAGCACTGCATTAGTCAGATATCACGGTAGATTGATTCATAAACGTTCTACGTTAGAACTACTTTTAAGAGGGAAACTTGCCAGTGGTGGTACTTCTGGGAATGATGGCTCTGTTTATGCACATCCACATAGGTAACTAGTACAACTATAAAGTTTATTAGTTGAATCGAATGAGTTAAACAttgaataaattaatttatattttgAAAGGTTTGAAAGATTAGATTCAGCAACACCTACTCATTGTGATGCTTGTTCTGGTGTATTATGGGGACCAGTGAAAGCTGGTTTACGGTGCGTCGACTGTGGTCATGTGTGTCATGATAAATGTGCTGATGCAGTACCAAAAAATTGTACAAAGTACAAGACGGTAACCGATAATTTACAAACACACACACTCACGCGAAGCGGTGGTGATAATGGAAGCGTGAATTCAAGTAtgctatgtatacaaatatataacAAATCTTTTTACTCTGCGATATTTTTTCCCAATTACaataatttttccaatattatgaattcttttatgtaatgaagtataataatttatatatagGTGTTACAACGATACAAACCTCTTCACAACAATATTACGAACAATTCTCTAGTAATGTTGCTGAAAATAGGACACACGAAGGTTATCTTTATAAACGAGGGGCTTTACTTAAGGGTTGGAAGCAGAGATGGTTTGTATTGGATTCTATAAAGCATCAGTTAAGGTATTATGACGCCATGGAAGATTCTCATTGTAAAGGATATATAGGTATGTAAGAACTAATCCAAACATATATTATAGGAC containing:
- the Sbf gene encoding SET domain binding factor isoform X2, translated to MLGAITPTNPHEYTEMSRLADYFVVVGYDHEKERGGTSNGIILQRFPEKDWSDTPFIEGIEWFCQPQGWALSTERQEPRFFVSILTDIDANRHYCACMCFNETVSIVPSKPVDEEEDPVDGDSRSLVRTIPAIAHHSIMYAPKCLVLVSRLDYIETFRNCLGIIYTVYVENLGVPLETLVGNILGCIQVPPAGGPQVRFSIGAGDRQALQPPISPSLPITHSSVNLLFQQLGIRNVLVLFCAVMTEHKILFHSASYSRLTEGCRALTALMYPFRYTHVYIPLLPAALVEVLSTPTPFIMGVHSSLKYEVAELMDVIVADLDGGSIMVPDGVSLPLLPEPLLSQTQDALSLVLQPELACADYAFPPLATRAPHSPMLDKELRAVFMRTFAQLLQGYRSCLTLIRIHPKPVITFHKAAFLGERGLTDCDFTTRVLDCMFFTSFIAERGPPWRSCDVWDELYNNLSDQLKQEAQDHRLILTHIQELAQQLYTNENPNPQPYVQKILKPPEGAFARIHQPLLPRINPEQVQAIIDEGLAKNNLKVRLSSLRPSQPRIVPMGPHISFVHDTRHLVSNSARRLEVLRNCINCIFENKISDARKTFPAVLRALKSKAARLALCMELSQHVVGNKAMLEHQQFDLVVRLMNCALQDDSSMDEHGVAAALLPLATAFCRKLCTGVIQFAYTCIQEHPVWQNQQFWEDAFYLDVQKDIKRLYLPGENSPPRVMNDGILSPISPRDGKEFPFRDRYSIYQIQEPSALEIAAEQMRIWPSIDSEKQKELIASEESTMYSQAIHYANRMVYLLVPLDIGAKTHRQDNIYDDERASNSITNSVASDSGDAESGFEETDPGETGSAVIRMVSRFVDRVCTEGGVSAEHVRCLHQMVPGVVHMHIETLEAIHRESKRLPPIQKPKILTPNMLPGEEVIMDGLRVYLLPDGREESSAGLPKIPPLLPAEGAIFLTNYRIVFKGIPCDPFACEQLVVRAFPVTSLTKEKRVAVQHLAHLDQCLQEGLQLRSCTFQLIKLAFDEEVTPENIETLRKLVHKARYPPHIFHHFAFNGQVLVPQTAHHKGKEKNATLKGFAKKTLLKTARKAGFKPKQSSKRQKYVLPNMNMITNNKYMTSPGRMSLPVTDNNDLSHDDDLSDDFEIPGIVTQPVTDAKTLERLSERSYVRDWYRLGLYSNGLHNNRRNEPFRLSSVNCAYMICRSYPALLIVPSSVSDESIRRFCRLYRHNRIPVVTWRHSRTKALLIRGAGYHGKSVMGMLKAHPATTGNLKATSSETTSTLEQEKYIMALVAATPLSALRQGSAWGMSDSSLSIDSLLLAAEDRNATPEQSRRNPFNKAIGTLSSSGGKGPKNFGRWGSLKDKRHNSQASLTSVHQRGTVRHSADSDSGTECVHTFQRAALYILGEKAHMKGVKAESAPKTDFIPVEYYDVRHTKAAFKKLMRACVPSSPNVEPDQSFYKLIESSEWLQQLQNLMQLAGAVIDLMDVQGSSVAVCLEEGWDTTATVCSVAQVCLDPHYRTIEGFRTLIEKEWLGFGHRFGHRSNLAANSQPTNFTPTFLQFLDIVHQIQKQFPLAFEFNEYYLKFLAYHSVSCRFRTFLLDCEFDRVECGITAVEDKRGSLTSHHKGVDTGSDDETIYPGGRLAGTNTGCNLGQSIFDYIEKQHARCPLFYNFMYTPNTENTVLRPVSHLPNLDIWQYYLEEELAHGPAYDLEVLQQDSQQEEEAEAADGVVKSNRKIVTQGYDGVSSMVPDQFSYLLEEIHKLETELGHLPQKWKVLWDKLELPNTDSLARHASFSTALVRYHGRLIHKRSTLELLLRGKLASGGTSGNDGSVYAHPHRFERLDSATPTHCDACSGVLWGPVKAGLRCVDCGHVCHDKCADAVPKNCTKYKTVTDNLQTHTLTRSGGDNGSVNSSVTTIQTSSQQYYEQFSSNVAENRTHEGYLYKRGALLKGWKQRWFVLDSIKHQLRYYDAMEDSHCKGYIDLAEVVSVNPAQPMPGPPKKTDDKSFFDLRTNRRTYNFCAGDAATAQEWIEKVQACLQ